The proteins below come from a single Acidobacteriota bacterium genomic window:
- a CDS encoding VWA domain-containing protein: MFMIRECASCVLAIISFVIPLMLVNAQQVTPSPPSDTGYRIRVNVDEVVLHATVRNRHGVPVAGLSKDNFQISEDRVPQAIKHFSHEDIPVTAGLVIDNSGSMRPKRAEVIAAALAFAGSSNPQDQMFLVNFNENVSFGLPHGTLFTDRPEQLKTAMGTVIADGETALYDAVAVALERLKQGNRDKKVLIVVSDGADNASVHTKAQILQAATQSDAIIYALGIYEPDDPDKNPHVLSELAKASGGEAFFPDSLREVVPICERIAREIRNQYTISYLPTNQTQDGTYRAIEVHAASASGGHLRVTTRAGYIARSKPSVATAGAIQPKTRN; the protein is encoded by the coding sequence ATGTTCATGATCCGTGAATGCGCGTCCTGCGTCCTCGCGATTATTTCTTTCGTAATACCCCTGATGCTTGTTAACGCCCAGCAGGTTACGCCATCACCACCCTCCGATACTGGTTATAGGATCAGAGTGAACGTTGATGAAGTCGTCTTGCACGCGACAGTGCGGAACCGTCATGGCGTTCCTGTGGCCGGTCTTAGCAAAGACAACTTCCAGATCTCCGAAGATAGAGTCCCGCAGGCTATCAAACATTTCAGTCATGAAGACATTCCGGTCACAGCTGGACTAGTTATCGATAACAGCGGCAGCATGCGGCCGAAGCGTGCGGAAGTGATCGCCGCAGCGCTGGCATTTGCCGGCTCCAGCAACCCGCAGGACCAGATGTTTCTTGTCAACTTCAATGAGAACGTTTCTTTCGGCCTACCGCATGGCACCTTATTCACCGACCGGCCCGAACAACTAAAAACTGCTATGGGCACGGTTATCGCGGACGGCGAGACCGCGTTGTACGATGCTGTGGCCGTCGCACTCGAACGCTTGAAGCAGGGAAATCGAGACAAGAAAGTGCTGATCGTTGTCAGCGATGGCGCCGACAATGCCAGTGTGCATACCAAAGCACAGATATTGCAGGCCGCAACTCAATCCGATGCGATCATTTATGCACTCGGAATTTATGAGCCTGACGACCCTGATAAAAATCCTCACGTCCTCAGTGAACTCGCAAAAGCCAGCGGCGGCGAGGCGTTCTTTCCGGATTCGTTACGCGAAGTGGTGCCGATTTGTGAACGGATCGCACGTGAGATTCGAAACCAGTACACCATTTCCTACCTTCCCACCAACCAAACACAGGACGGGACTTATCGCGCCATCGAGGTTCACGCCGCCTCTGCTAGTGGCGGCCACTTGCGCGTGACAACGCGCGCTGGCTATATAGCCCGCTCGAAGCCATCAGTCGCAACCGCTGGCGCAATCCAGCCGAAAACGCGGAATTAA
- a CDS encoding class D sortase, protein MIPLVPRAKFPALQHSRWLFLALAIASLGYVAFSLVDAQSFQAYENWRLNQAAKNARQPSAQAESKVVSASLSLRDHSQRKTLALGSVLGRVEIGRIGVAVIIVEGTSGKTLRRAVGHVPGTALPGEPGNVAITGHRDTFFRALRNIREDDEITLMTFNGSYRYRVDSMKVVEAEDTQVLNDSDESILTLVTCYPFYFVGPAPKRFIVRAHRI, encoded by the coding sequence ATGATTCCGTTGGTTCCTCGTGCGAAGTTTCCGGCCTTGCAGCACAGCCGTTGGCTCTTTCTTGCACTGGCGATCGCATCGTTGGGATACGTTGCCTTTTCGCTGGTGGATGCGCAGTCCTTTCAGGCGTACGAAAATTGGCGATTGAATCAAGCAGCGAAGAATGCGCGCCAACCATCAGCGCAAGCAGAGTCGAAAGTTGTGTCCGCATCTTTATCGCTGCGCGACCACAGCCAGCGCAAAACGCTTGCTCTCGGCTCCGTGCTTGGACGCGTCGAGATCGGCAGAATCGGCGTTGCCGTGATCATCGTGGAAGGTACCAGCGGAAAAACACTGCGTCGCGCAGTTGGGCATGTTCCCGGAACGGCACTGCCCGGTGAGCCAGGGAACGTCGCGATCACCGGACACCGTGACACGTTCTTCAGAGCGCTGCGCAATATCCGCGAGGACGATGAAATTACGTTAATGACGTTTAACGGATCGTATCGCTATCGAGTCGATTCGATGAAGGTCGTTGAAGCGGAAGATACACAAGTGCTGAATGATTCAGACGAATCGATCCTAACCCTGGTCACCTGCTATCCCTTCTATTTCGTGGGTCCTGCGCCAAAGAGATTCATCGTGCGCGCGCATCGAATTTGA
- a CDS encoding sugar isomerase, producing MAKDSAGATVFEALDELKIEIPSWGFANTGTRFGKFIQPAAATCIEEKFSDAAEVHRLTGACPTMALHVEWDLPNGLRDVPKVQKLAEKCGVRPGSINPNVFQDQEYKYGSVGNPDPDIRRRALDHILECVAIADALGSRDVSPWFADGSNYPGTQSIRKRIAWFEEGLKEVHAALRPGQRLLIEYKPFEPAFYHTDIADWGMALALARNAGPQALVLVDTGHHYQSQNIEQIVAWLLHQDMLGGFHFNDRRYADDDLTLGSIDPYQVFRIFHELLVQEWESGASPDVAFMIDQSHNLKGKIEAMIQTVCTAQELYAKAALVDRDRLSQLQDSCSLVEAEECFRTTFWQDVRPLVREWRQVRGLPQDPLQTFSESGYLEQVTRERRDRNVGAVASYA from the coding sequence ATGGCTAAAGACAGCGCAGGCGCAACCGTCTTCGAAGCACTTGACGAACTAAAGATTGAGATTCCCTCGTGGGGCTTTGCCAATACAGGAACTCGTTTCGGCAAATTCATTCAACCTGCGGCAGCAACCTGTATTGAAGAGAAATTCAGTGACGCGGCTGAAGTTCATCGTCTTACAGGTGCCTGTCCGACAATGGCGCTACACGTTGAATGGGATCTGCCCAATGGTTTGCGCGATGTGCCGAAAGTTCAGAAGCTCGCAGAAAAGTGCGGTGTCCGACCTGGGTCTATCAATCCCAACGTGTTTCAAGACCAGGAATACAAGTACGGATCCGTTGGTAATCCTGATCCCGATATCCGGCGCAGAGCTCTGGATCATATCCTCGAGTGTGTTGCCATTGCCGACGCTCTTGGCAGCCGCGACGTCTCGCCTTGGTTCGCCGACGGTTCGAATTATCCTGGCACTCAAAGCATTCGCAAGAGAATTGCGTGGTTTGAAGAAGGATTGAAAGAGGTCCATGCGGCCTTGCGACCTGGCCAACGGCTTCTCATTGAATACAAGCCCTTCGAACCTGCTTTCTATCACACCGATATTGCTGACTGGGGCATGGCACTAGCGCTCGCGAGGAATGCGGGGCCGCAGGCGTTAGTTCTTGTCGATACGGGCCACCACTATCAATCCCAGAACATCGAGCAGATCGTTGCCTGGCTTTTGCACCAGGATATGTTAGGCGGCTTTCATTTCAACGATAGGCGTTATGCTGACGACGACTTAACTCTCGGGTCCATCGACCCGTATCAGGTCTTTCGGATATTTCACGAGTTACTCGTTCAAGAATGGGAATCCGGGGCCAGTCCTGATGTGGCCTTCATGATCGATCAAAGCCACAACTTAAAGGGCAAGATCGAGGCCATGATCCAAACCGTGTGTACCGCCCAGGAACTCTACGCCAAGGCCGCTCTTGTAGATCGTGATCGGCTGTCTCAACTTCAGGACTCCTGCTCCTTAGTGGAGGCCGAGGAGTGTTTCCGAACTACATTTTGGCAGGATGTCCGGCCACTCGTCCGTGAATGGCGGCAAGTACGCGGGCTCCCTCAAGATCCACTCCAGACCTTTTCCGAAAGTGGATATCTGGAGCAAGTCACGAGAGAGCGTCGTGATCGGAACGTTGGAGCAGTCGCATCTTACGCCTAG
- a CDS encoding DUF1080 domain-containing protein produces MEFEDHNGYVQLFDGKSLQGWDGDPSIWRVEEGAIVGESTLEKPSANSYITYRGFTGKNFDLKLEIKVEKGGGSGIQYRSKTGVPWLALRPGQAQPNLNWMDTGLQADFWYPVSPRTSTFTGQIYSENTPLRIIAWRGQVVHMDPGKPPRLVANIADREALGGYVRINDWNQYLIIARGGALIHILNGHLMAVLVDDDPNSPNNVSGEIGIEIEGAPSKVSVRDIWVKKY; encoded by the coding sequence ATCGAGTTTGAGGACCACAATGGGTATGTGCAGCTGTTCGACGGCAAGTCGTTGCAAGGCTGGGACGGAGATCCCTCTATCTGGCGCGTCGAAGAAGGTGCAATCGTGGGCGAATCGACGCTCGAAAAGCCAAGCGCCAACAGCTATATCACGTATCGCGGTTTCACTGGTAAGAACTTCGACCTGAAGCTCGAGATCAAAGTAGAAAAAGGTGGTGGGAGCGGCATTCAATACCGCAGCAAAACCGGCGTGCCGTGGCTCGCTCTGCGTCCCGGCCAGGCACAGCCGAACCTGAATTGGATGGACACGGGTCTACAGGCCGATTTTTGGTATCCGGTGAGTCCGCGAACCTCCACGTTCACAGGTCAGATCTATTCCGAAAACACGCCGCTCCGCATCATTGCCTGGCGCGGTCAGGTCGTGCACATGGATCCGGGCAAACCGCCGCGCTTGGTCGCGAACATTGCCGATCGCGAAGCCTTGGGGGGTTACGTCAGAATCAACGACTGGAACCAATATCTGATCATTGCCCGTGGCGGTGCGCTCATCCACATCCTCAATGGCCATCTGATGGCTGTACTAGTCGACGACGATCCGAATTCGCCGAATAACGTCTCAGGTGAGATCGGCATTGAGATCGAAGGCGCGCCCTCAAAAGTTTCAGTTCGGGACATTTGGGTCAAGAAGTACTAG
- a CDS encoding Crp/Fnr family transcriptional regulator, translating into MKSPRLQQVRPEVFLSQAGIGRAIVEVPRKLQQFQPEVFLSQAGIGREIVEVPKNKKIFSQGELGEAVFYIQKGRAKLSVVSREGKEATISLFGPGDFVGEDCIAGVRSTRMASATAMTACTVLRIERKEMMRVIHEEHFFSDIFVVYLLARNTRIQADLVDQLFNSSEKRLARALLLLANFGKEGKPETVIPKISQEILAEMIGTTRSRVSFFMNRFRKLGFIEYNGTLRIHSSLLNVVLHD; encoded by the coding sequence ATGAAATCACCGAGACTGCAGCAGGTTCGGCCCGAGGTTTTTCTCTCCCAAGCGGGCATCGGCCGGGCGATCGTTGAAGTTCCCAGGAAACTGCAGCAATTTCAACCTGAGGTGTTTCTGTCCCAGGCGGGCATCGGCAGGGAAATCGTTGAAGTCCCGAAGAACAAGAAAATCTTTTCCCAAGGCGAGCTAGGCGAAGCGGTCTTTTATATCCAGAAGGGAAGAGCCAAGCTCTCGGTGGTTTCGCGCGAGGGCAAAGAAGCGACCATCTCACTCTTTGGTCCGGGTGACTTCGTTGGGGAAGACTGCATAGCCGGCGTTCGATCGACGCGTATGGCATCGGCCACCGCGATGACAGCATGCACGGTGCTGCGAATCGAGCGGAAGGAAATGATGCGCGTGATCCACGAGGAACATTTCTTTTCTGACATCTTTGTCGTTTACCTGCTTGCGCGGAATACCAGGATCCAGGCAGACTTGGTCGATCAGCTTTTCAACTCCAGCGAAAAACGTCTGGCGCGGGCGCTTCTCCTGCTGGCTAACTTCGGCAAGGAAGGTAAGCCGGAGACAGTGATTCCCAAGATCAGCCAGGAGATACTAGCCGAGATGATCGGCACAACCCGATCCCGAGTCAGCTTTTTCATGAATCGCTTCCGCAAGCTCGGATTCATTGAGTACAACGGCACTCTGCGAATTCACAGCTCCCTCTTGAATGTCGTTCTTCACGACTAG
- a CDS encoding glycoside hydrolase — protein sequence MKTVFHSGLILIACVSSTYAQAQSTLPSADRVESIISRMSLEEKIDYIGGTGFAIKAVPKANLPALEMSDGPLGVRSNSRAPSTVYAAGIGLAATWNRDLAEQVGAGIGRDARARGLHFMLGPGVNIYRSPRNGRNFEYFGEDPFLASAIAVGYITGMQKQGVSATIKHFLANNSEFLRHDSDSVVDERTLREIYLPAFEAAVKQAHVGAIMDSYNLINGAHATQNGYFNNDVVRREWCFDGIVMSDWRSTYDGVAAANSGLDLEMPTGEFMNRKNLLPAVQAGRLSQEVIDEKVRHILHTAVRFGWPDREQTDLSLSKYNELNHQIALDAARESIVLLKNDGQLLPLDKQKLKSVLVVGPNAYPAQPVGGGSGAAIPYSSISIVEGLAHILSNSVKVYYEPGIPSLQELVSGTNFMTEAQGGEPGLKMERFENADFSGSPESTEVVRRINNPGFSWDTLSDWEDVAPLLASTPKTTSRRWTGYYIAKDSGPYEIAVQGPGENNGFRVSIDNKIVFDNWELAKAYQDHVTLELASGPHHVVVEDVQRSHFGGRLRLAIADQKKLVSDRVKAIAAKADAVLIAVGFNRDSEGEGADRAFSLPTGQEALIREIASHNKNAIVAVTSGGAVDAAPWIDRVPAYLQLWYSGEQGGTALAEILFGAVNPSGHLPISFEKQETDNPTFANYYPEPGTKRVSYREGIFVGYRGFEHNQARPLFPFGFGLSYTSFKFANLAVKPNLNSADGSRYLVSFDVTNTGKRPGAEVAQLYISAPDGSIPRAPKELKGFSKAKLRAGETQKVTIPLETRSFAYYDVNEEQWLAPAGHYKVLVGDSSGGIKLTGEVRLEKALMAKP from the coding sequence ATGAAAACTGTCTTTCACAGCGGTCTAATTCTTATTGCCTGTGTTTCCTCAACGTATGCGCAAGCTCAATCGACGCTGCCGTCGGCAGATAGGGTGGAATCGATCATCAGCAGGATGTCGCTCGAAGAAAAGATTGATTACATCGGCGGCACAGGCTTTGCCATTAAGGCAGTACCAAAAGCGAACTTGCCTGCATTGGAGATGTCCGATGGACCTTTGGGTGTGCGCAGCAATTCCCGCGCCCCTTCAACCGTCTACGCGGCTGGCATCGGACTCGCCGCAACTTGGAATCGAGATTTAGCTGAGCAAGTGGGGGCAGGCATCGGACGTGACGCACGTGCCCGCGGTCTGCATTTCATGTTAGGACCTGGAGTAAACATTTACCGCTCGCCCCGCAACGGCAGAAATTTTGAGTACTTCGGAGAAGATCCCTTTCTTGCCTCTGCGATCGCCGTGGGGTATATCACCGGAATGCAAAAACAAGGTGTAAGTGCAACGATTAAGCACTTTCTTGCGAATAACTCGGAATTCTTGCGACACGATTCCGACTCTGTAGTCGATGAACGTACCTTGCGAGAGATCTATCTACCCGCTTTCGAGGCTGCCGTAAAACAAGCGCACGTGGGTGCCATTATGGACTCCTACAACCTAATTAACGGCGCCCACGCGACACAGAACGGATATTTCAACAATGATGTTGTGCGGAGGGAGTGGTGCTTCGATGGAATCGTGATGTCGGACTGGAGGTCGACTTACGATGGCGTCGCCGCAGCAAATAGCGGCCTCGATCTCGAAATGCCTACTGGTGAATTCATGAATCGCAAGAACCTGCTCCCTGCGGTTCAAGCCGGACGCCTAAGCCAGGAGGTAATCGATGAGAAAGTGCGACATATCCTTCACACTGCTGTCAGATTTGGGTGGCCTGATCGAGAACAGACCGATTTATCTCTTTCGAAGTACAACGAATTGAACCATCAAATCGCTCTTGATGCCGCACGAGAAAGCATCGTGTTGTTAAAGAATGATGGCCAGCTGCTTCCACTCGACAAGCAGAAGCTAAAGTCTGTTCTGGTTGTCGGCCCAAATGCCTATCCGGCCCAGCCGGTCGGTGGTGGAAGTGGGGCTGCAATTCCCTATTCATCGATAAGTATTGTGGAGGGGCTGGCGCATATCCTTAGCAATTCAGTGAAGGTGTATTACGAGCCTGGCATACCATCGCTGCAGGAGCTGGTCTCCGGCACTAATTTCATGACTGAAGCTCAGGGCGGCGAACCCGGACTGAAAATGGAGCGCTTTGAGAATGCGGATTTTTCCGGTTCACCGGAGAGTACTGAAGTTGTCAGGCGCATTAACAATCCTGGGTTCTCATGGGACACGCTTTCGGATTGGGAGGATGTTGCACCTCTCCTGGCGAGCACACCCAAAACAACCTCTCGTAGGTGGACGGGCTACTACATCGCGAAGGATTCCGGCCCTTATGAAATTGCGGTGCAAGGTCCAGGCGAGAACAACGGCTTTCGCGTATCCATCGACAATAAGATTGTGTTCGATAACTGGGAACTTGCAAAGGCCTACCAGGATCACGTGACTCTTGAACTCGCATCGGGCCCCCACCATGTTGTCGTCGAAGACGTTCAACGATCTCATTTCGGTGGCCGTTTGCGTTTGGCGATTGCGGATCAGAAAAAGCTGGTGAGCGATCGTGTTAAAGCAATAGCGGCAAAAGCCGACGCTGTCCTGATAGCAGTGGGCTTCAATCGCGACAGCGAAGGCGAAGGTGCAGATCGAGCGTTCTCTCTGCCTACTGGTCAGGAGGCTCTGATCCGAGAGATCGCATCGCACAACAAAAACGCAATTGTCGCAGTCACGTCAGGCGGCGCCGTTGATGCCGCCCCTTGGATAGACCGAGTGCCAGCTTATCTTCAATTGTGGTATTCAGGGGAACAAGGAGGAACTGCACTAGCTGAAATTCTTTTTGGCGCGGTCAACCCATCTGGGCACTTGCCGATCAGTTTTGAGAAGCAGGAGACAGACAATCCGACTTTCGCCAATTACTATCCCGAACCCGGAACGAAACGCGTTTCTTATCGTGAGGGGATCTTCGTTGGTTATCGCGGATTCGAGCACAACCAGGCCAGGCCTCTTTTTCCTTTCGGCTTCGGCCTCTCCTACACATCCTTCAAATTTGCGAATCTCGCGGTAAAGCCAAATCTCAACTCGGCAGATGGTTCACGATATCTGGTCTCATTTGATGTCACGAATACAGGGAAGAGGCCTGGTGCGGAAGTTGCACAGCTATACATTTCTGCACCAGACGGAAGCATTCCTCGCGCTCCGAAGGAGTTGAAAGGTTTTTCAAAAGCAAAATTAAGGGCAGGAGAGACCCAAAAGGTCACCATACCGCTAGAGACGCGCTCTTTTGCTTATTACGACGTGAATGAAGAGCAGTGGCTCGCCCCAGCAGGACACTACAAAGTCCTGGTAGGTGACTCCTCAGGCGGAATCAAGCTCACAGGTGAAGTCCGACTGGAAAAGGCGCTCATGGCCAAGCCGTAA
- a CDS encoding carbohydrate kinase, with amino-acid sequence MKRAASVAIDLGAESCRVSLLRWDDDSPQLSVVHRFANGPIRRGNSLVWNIEGIIGGVTEGLCHCAEIATEGIASIGVDGWAVDYVRLADDGRPLGNPRCYRDERTIEAERRVHQLVSRHDLYELTGIQFLRFNTLYQLYADQQDGVDPHARWINLPEYILFRLGGQKVAEYTNATHTQLVDLNTGNWCQQIFDRSGLDLSAAPQIVESGAIVGRLRGAIAELTAFQSTLLIAPACHDTASAVAGIPAEGDDWAFISSGTWSLVGTLLDTACATHHALSKNFTNLGAVGKKVCFLKNVNGMWLLQQCLETWREQGHKWTIPDLVHACSALQPPTTYFDVDDPDLLLPGNIPEKIRAQLKKTQNGNPLSSSDTVADTANLIFHGLAKRYAEVLKDIAAVTGKKIQKLYIVGGGNRNTLLNRLTAEQTGLEVILGPAESSTIGNFAVQLATLEGGWKSSVGVSSNTVSAWARALTGRYHSERETVSAESMA; translated from the coding sequence TTGAAGCGAGCAGCATCAGTTGCGATTGATTTGGGAGCAGAAAGTTGTCGTGTGTCTCTGTTACGTTGGGATGACGATTCTCCCCAACTTTCTGTCGTTCATCGCTTCGCAAATGGTCCGATACGCCGCGGGAACTCCTTGGTTTGGAATATCGAAGGAATTATTGGGGGAGTAACTGAAGGCCTCTGCCACTGTGCTGAAATTGCCACCGAAGGCATAGCTTCCATTGGTGTTGACGGCTGGGCGGTGGACTATGTCCGGTTGGCGGATGACGGCAGACCTTTAGGGAATCCGCGCTGTTATCGCGACGAGAGGACAATTGAGGCCGAGCGTCGTGTGCACCAACTCGTCTCACGCCACGATCTTTACGAACTAACAGGAATTCAGTTTTTGCGTTTCAACACGCTGTACCAACTCTACGCGGATCAGCAAGATGGAGTTGACCCACACGCTCGCTGGATCAACTTGCCCGAGTACATTCTCTTTCGGCTTGGAGGTCAAAAAGTCGCCGAGTACACCAACGCCACGCACACTCAACTAGTTGATCTGAACACCGGCAATTGGTGTCAGCAGATTTTCGATCGCAGCGGACTGGATTTGAGCGCCGCACCGCAAATTGTTGAAAGCGGAGCGATCGTGGGCCGCCTTCGGGGGGCAATTGCAGAACTGACTGCCTTCCAGTCCACTCTACTGATCGCCCCAGCCTGTCATGACACCGCGTCTGCAGTTGCCGGGATACCGGCAGAAGGCGATGATTGGGCATTCATCAGTTCGGGTACGTGGTCTCTGGTTGGAACATTATTAGACACAGCTTGCGCAACCCATCACGCCCTCTCGAAGAATTTTACGAATCTTGGAGCGGTAGGTAAGAAAGTCTGTTTCTTGAAAAACGTGAACGGAATGTGGCTGCTCCAGCAATGCTTAGAGACTTGGAGGGAGCAGGGCCACAAATGGACGATTCCCGATTTAGTTCACGCGTGCAGTGCTCTTCAGCCTCCAACGACTTACTTTGATGTTGACGATCCCGACTTGCTGCTGCCTGGAAATATTCCGGAAAAGATCCGAGCACAACTGAAAAAGACGCAAAACGGAAATCCACTCTCGAGTAGCGATACCGTCGCCGACACTGCGAATCTGATTTTTCACGGTCTAGCCAAAAGATATGCGGAAGTTTTGAAAGATATTGCTGCGGTAACCGGAAAGAAAATACAGAAGCTTTACATTGTGGGTGGGGGAAATAGGAACACTCTGCTGAATCGCTTAACTGCTGAGCAAACCGGCCTGGAAGTCATTCTGGGGCCGGCTGAGAGTTCTACCATCGGCAACTTTGCTGTGCAACTAGCAACCTTGGAGGGGGGCTGGAAATCCTCCGTGGGAGTTTCTTCTAACACGGTTTCGGCTTGGGCGCGTGCATTAACTGGTCGCTATCACTCTGAACGAGAAACAGTCTCTGCTGAATCGATGGCATGA
- a CDS encoding Crp/Fnr family transcriptional regulator, whose protein sequence is MAQRASKSRSSASATRIEELSNRDVGRAPRKPLTFHPDLLLAKVGTGKTTHHYRDKHAIFSQGDRADAVFYIETGKVKLTVVSKRGKEAVIAILQHGDFFGEGCLAAQPLRISSAVAVQNLSTTRIAKETMVELLHKETDFAEMFIAYLLSRNIRIEEDLVDQLFNSSEKRLARLLLLLAHYGKESRPETVIPNMSQETLAEMIGTTRSRVSYFMNKFRKLGFIEYNGSLHVNSALLTVVLRD, encoded by the coding sequence ATGGCGCAACGCGCATCGAAATCGAGGTCTTCGGCCTCGGCTACACGCATTGAAGAACTCAGCAATCGCGACGTCGGGCGAGCCCCTCGCAAGCCTCTCACTTTTCATCCGGATTTGCTTCTCGCGAAGGTGGGAACTGGAAAAACTACTCATCACTATCGCGACAAGCACGCGATATTCTCTCAGGGAGATCGGGCTGACGCAGTGTTCTACATTGAGACAGGAAAAGTGAAGCTCACGGTAGTTTCCAAGCGTGGTAAGGAAGCCGTGATCGCAATCCTGCAACATGGTGACTTCTTTGGCGAGGGATGTCTGGCAGCTCAGCCGCTACGCATTTCTTCGGCTGTTGCCGTGCAAAATCTGAGTACGACGCGAATTGCAAAAGAAACTATGGTGGAGTTGTTGCACAAGGAAACCGACTTCGCGGAGATGTTTATCGCCTACCTGCTCTCCCGCAACATCCGCATTGAAGAGGATCTTGTTGATCAACTGTTCAATTCCAGCGAAAAAAGACTGGCCCGCCTGCTCCTATTGCTCGCCCATTACGGGAAAGAGTCGAGACCTGAAACCGTGATTCCCAACATGAGCCAGGAGACCCTGGCCGAGATGATTGGTACAACTCGTTCGCGCGTGAGCTACTTCATGAATAAATTCAGGAAGCTCGGTTTTATTGAGTACAACGGCAGCTTGCACGTGAATAGCGCGCTACTCACCGTGGTTCTTCGCGACTAG
- a CDS encoding DUF3309 domain-containing protein translates to MLGTVLIVILLLMLIGTLRRWRYSKNWNHYPSGGLGLALLIVIILVLLGRI, encoded by the coding sequence ATGCTCGGCACAGTACTCATCGTAATTCTGCTACTCATGTTGATTGGCACTCTTCGCCGGTGGAGATACAGCAAGAACTGGAATCACTATCCCAGCGGCGGCCTCGGCCTTGCACTGCTCATCGTTATCATTCTGGTTCTACTAGGCCGGATCTAA